CCGATGGAAGCAGGCAGCCGCGCCGGCGCGGGCTGGCACCTGGTCGGGGCCGGGGGGAGCGGGATGAACGGGCTGGCGCTCCTGCTGGCCGCCCGCGGCGAGCGCGTGAGCGGCTGCGACCTGCGCGACTCGCCGGCCCTGGAGGAGCTGGCGGCCGCGGGCCTGCCCGTGGAGGCGCGCCACCGGCCGGAGCACGCCGCCCGGGCCGGGCGCCTCGTGGTCTCCCGCGCCGTCCGTCCCGACCACCCGGAGGTGGAGGAAGCGCTCCGCCGCGGACGGAGCGTGGAGTATCGCGGCGAGCGGCTGGCTGCGCTCTTCAACCCCAGCCGCCGCGGCATCGCCGTGGCCGGCAGCCACGGCAAGTCGACGACGGCGGGCTGGATCGGCTGGGCGCTCCTCCGGGCCGGCCTGGAGCCGGCGGTCTACGTGGGCGCGCGCCTCGGCGGGCTGGGCCGGGCGGCCCTGCCCGGCCGTGGCGACTACTTCGTGGCCGAGAGCGACGAGTCGGACGGCAGCTTCCAGCTCCTCCACCCCTGGCTGGCCGTGGTCACCAACGTGGACGACGACCACCTGGAGCGCTACGGCGGCATGGGCCCCATGGCCGACGCCTTCCGCCGCTTCGTCGACGGCGTCCGCCCCGGCGGCGCGGCCCTGCTCGCGGCCGACGACCCGCTTCTGGCCCGCTTCCGCTCCCCGGTCCGCATCGTCACCTACGGCCTCGGCGCCGGCGAGCTGCGCGCCGTCGACCTGCGTTCCACGCCCCGCGGCGAGGCCTTTCGCCTGCGCTGGCACGGCCGAGACATGGGGGTGTGGCGGATCCGCCTCCACGGCCTGCACAACGTGGCGAACGCGCTGGCGGTCATCGGCGTCCTCGCCCTGGTCGGCCTGGAACCGGAGCGGATCCGGCGCCTGGTGGCCGGCTACCCCGGGGTGGAGCGCCGCCTCCAGCCGCTGGGCACGGCGGCCGGCCGCCGCCTCTACGACGACTACGGCCACCACCCGGCGGAGGTGGCGGCCGTCCTGCGCGCGGCGAGGAAGCTGGCCGGGCGAGGCCGCCTTCTCGTCGTCTTCCAGCCCCACCGCTACAGCCGCACCCTCCGCCTGGCGGAAGCCTTCGGCCCCGCGCTGGCGCTGGCCGACCGCGTCTGGGTGATGCCGGTCTACGCGGCCGGCGAGGAGCCGCTGGAGGGCGCCGACGCGGGGCGCGTGGCGGAGGCGGTACGCGCGGCCGGCGGGCGGGCGGAGCTGGTGGCCGGGGCGGAGGAGGCGGCGCGGGCGGCCGCCGCCGGCAGCCGCACGGGAGACCTCATCCTCACCCTGGGAGCGGGCGACGTGTATACTGTCGCAGCGGAACTCCGGCGGCGGCTGATCGGGGAGAAGGCGGTTGGGAGCGGCGGAACCCTTCGCGGAAGAGATCCGTAGGATAGGCGGGATCCGGGTGGCGGCCGACGAGCCGCTGGCGCGTCACACGACGCTGCGGATCGGCGGTCCCGCCGATTTCTTTGTGGAGCCGGAGACGGAGACGGGGTTGCGCGCTCTTCTCTCTTTATGCAGGGAGTACGGCGTCGATGTGCACTTCCTGGGGCAGGGGTCGAACGTCCTGGTCCCCGACGAGGGTGTCCGGGGCGTGGTGCTTACCACGCGCCGTCTCTACCGCCACTGCACCTTCGCCGGCACGGAGGTGACCGCCGGCTCGGGCTGCGCCCTGGGGCGCCTGGTCCAGCTCTCGCTGGAGCGCGGGCTGGGCGGCCTCGAGCCGCTGGCGGGAATTCCGGGCACGGTAGGCGGCGCCGTCTTCATGAACGCCGGCACCCCCTCGGGAAGCATCGCCGACCGGCTGACCTGGGTCCGCCTCATCGACCTCTCGGGCGAAGAGAGCCTGCTCACGCCCGCGGAGATGGGCTTCGCCTACCGGACGTCGCGCCTCCAGCGGGAGCCTGGCCGCCTGGTGGCCGAGGTGGGGCTGCACCTGGAGCCGGCGCCGCAGGCGAGTACGGAGCTCCTGCGCGCGGCGGCGGCGCGGCGGAGGAAGACGCAGCCGCTGGAGTATCCCAACGCGGGAAGCATCTTCCGCAACCCGCCCGGCGACTACGCCGGGCGCCTCATCGAGGCGGTGGGGGCCAAGGGGCTCTCGGTGGGCGGGGCGCAGATCTCCCCCCTGCACGCCAACTTCATCGTCAACACGGGCGGGGCGACGGCGGCCGACGTCCTGGAGCTGATGCGCATCGCGCGGGGGCTGGTGCGCCAGCGCTTCGGCCTCACCCTCGTCCCGGAGATCCGGCTCTTCGGCGCGCCGCCTGGTGCGGTGGAGCGGCGCCTGGACGAGGGTGGAGGTGAGAGCGGTGGCGCGCTTCCGGATTGAGGGGGGGCACCCGCTGGTGGGCGAGCTGGAGGTGAGCGGCGCCAAGAACGCCGCCCTGCCCATCCTGGCGGCGACGGTGCTGGCTCCCGAGCGGAGCGTCGTCGTCGACGTCCCCGACCTGCGCGACATCCAGGTGATGATCGAGATCCTCAAGGCGCTGGGCGCACGGGTGGAGGTGGGGCGCGTCGACGGCCGCCGCTCGCTGGCGGTGGAGCTGCCCGAGGTGCGGGACTGGGAGCTGCCCGAGGGGCTGACGCGCATGATGCGCTCCTCCATCTTCCTGGCGGGCCCCCTCCTGGCGCGCTGCGGGCGGGTCCGCTTCTCCTACCCGGGCGGCTGCGCCATCGGGCCGCGGCCCATCAACTACCACCTGCAGGCGCTCAAGGCCATGGGCGCCGAGGTGGTGGAGCAGGGCGGATACGTGGAGGCGGTGGCGGAGCGGCTCCACGGCGCCGAGGTCCACTTCGACCAGCCCAGCGTCGGGGCGACGGAGAACGCGCTGATGGCGGCGACGCTGGCCGAGGGCGTCACCCGGCTGTACAACGTGGCCAAGGAGCCGGAGATCCAGGACCTGGCCGCCTTTCTCACGCGCATGGGGGCGCGCGTCGAGGGGGCGGGGACGGACGTGATCACCGTCCACGGGGTGGAGGCGCTCCGCGGCGTCACCCACCGCGTCATCCCGGACCGGATCGAGGCGGGGACGCTGCTGGTGGCGGCGGCCATGACGCG
This portion of the Bacillota bacterium genome encodes:
- the murC gene encoding UDP-N-acetylmuramate--L-alanine ligase, with translation MEAGSRAGAGWHLVGAGGSGMNGLALLLAARGERVSGCDLRDSPALEELAAAGLPVEARHRPEHAARAGRLVVSRAVRPDHPEVEEALRRGRSVEYRGERLAALFNPSRRGIAVAGSHGKSTTAGWIGWALLRAGLEPAVYVGARLGGLGRAALPGRGDYFVAESDESDGSFQLLHPWLAVVTNVDDDHLERYGGMGPMADAFRRFVDGVRPGGAALLAADDPLLARFRSPVRIVTYGLGAGELRAVDLRSTPRGEAFRLRWHGRDMGVWRIRLHGLHNVANALAVIGVLALVGLEPERIRRLVAGYPGVERRLQPLGTAAGRRLYDDYGHHPAEVAAVLRAARKLAGRGRLLVVFQPHRYSRTLRLAEAFGPALALADRVWVMPVYAAGEEPLEGADAGRVAEAVRAAGGRAELVAGAEEAARAAAAGSRTGDLILTLGAGDVYTVAAELRRRLIGEKAVGSGGTLRGRDP
- the murB gene encoding UDP-N-acetylmuramate dehydrogenase, whose protein sequence is MAADEPLARHTTLRIGGPADFFVEPETETGLRALLSLCREYGVDVHFLGQGSNVLVPDEGVRGVVLTTRRLYRHCTFAGTEVTAGSGCALGRLVQLSLERGLGGLEPLAGIPGTVGGAVFMNAGTPSGSIADRLTWVRLIDLSGEESLLTPAEMGFAYRTSRLQREPGRLVAEVGLHLEPAPQASTELLRAAAARRRKTQPLEYPNAGSIFRNPPGDYAGRLIEAVGAKGLSVGGAQISPLHANFIVNTGGATAADVLELMRIARGLVRQRFGLTLVPEIRLFGAPPGAVERRLDEGGGESGGALPD
- the murA gene encoding UDP-N-acetylglucosamine 1-carboxyvinyltransferase, which produces MARFRIEGGHPLVGELEVSGAKNAALPILAATVLAPERSVVVDVPDLRDIQVMIEILKALGARVEVGRVDGRRSLAVELPEVRDWELPEGLTRMMRSSIFLAGPLLARCGRVRFSYPGGCAIGPRPINYHLQALKAMGAEVVEQGGYVEAVAERLHGAEVHFDQPSVGATENALMAATLAEGVTRLYNVAKEPEIQDLAAFLTRMGARVEGAGTDVITVHGVEALRGVTHRVIPDRIEAGTLLVAAAMTRGDVRLLGARADHLAAALAKLGEAGAEVESGEGWIRCRGPRRPRAVDLRTAPYPGFPTDLQSPFLVMATLAEGTSVITEAIFENRFKVAEELRRMGADITVDGRVAVVRGVEALSGAEVEAMDDLRGGASLVLAGLAAQGTTWVTGIEHVERGYERLDERLRSLGAEVERVA